From the Leguminivora glycinivorella isolate SPB_JAAS2020 chromosome 15, LegGlyc_1.1, whole genome shotgun sequence genome, one window contains:
- the LOC125233804 gene encoding uncharacterized protein LOC125233804: MALICEGCRVEIGEKRYLTCSSCRLCYDLDCVRVPVKLFDNVMSPERKRNWKCPQCRSKEPKGNNANTPVRMNLQQNEFSSTYADEPAIADNSNVTIRKRPVPQNKPESLSDSDSTLSPQGHTFRQESLQGSKYSYTLTPSSEDKQPDDQISLTKFRLMMEENNKHLVSILQTSIQTQMQIAISDIKSNFELNFKKISTEQTELKQNIIDINCKIETLNQKCYALQTENETLRTQIQELNKITSNEKTMNSSEKVLVLHGLAENYWESENDIIEKISNICYDLLYFNVAGYIDTISFIGKKGRTRPVKIEFICKRVKKYILENSETFKEAGLSVTEFLSPADLKKKQELRRILQKARREGCHATIRNDRLFINGKPYIEETGSTHVMKQPAEDTVTCSQVHKMNDRQKVPELQSLQTIPTHSSAPLASTSSTTTQPPNEDATRKTFFRA, from the coding sequence atggcgctaatatgtGAAGGTTGTCGTGTGGAAATAGGAGAGAAGAGATACCTAACGTGCTCATCTTGTCGCTTGTGCTATGATCTGGACTGTGTCAGGGTCCCAGTTAAATTATTCGATAACGTCATGTCTCCTGAACGGAAACGAAATTGGAAATGTCCACAATGCCGATCGAAGGAGCCTAAGGGAAATAACGCAAATACTCCAGTGCGAATGAACTTACAGCAGAACGAGTTCTCTTCAACATACGCCGACGAACCTGCTATAGCAGATAACTCTAACGTTACTATAAGGAAAAGACCGGTCCCCCAAAATAAACCAGAATCTCTAAGCGACAGTGACTCTACTCTGTCCCCCCAGGGGCATACATTCCGGCAGGAATCTCTACAAGGTTCCAAATACTCATATACATTGACACCCTCCAGCGAAGATAAGCAACCTGATGACCAAATATCACTAACAAAATTTAGACTTATGATGGAGGAAAACAATAAACACCTCGTATCAATATTACAGACGTCTATACAAACACAAATGCAAATTGCCATATCTGATATAAAATCAAACTTTGAGTTGAACTTTAAAAAGATATCTACGGAACAGACAgaacttaaacaaaatataatcgacataaattgtaaaattgaAACACtgaaccaaaaatgttatgcGCTACAAACTGAAAATGAAACCCTACGAACCCAGATTCAGGAATTAAACAAAATTACAAGTAATGAGAAAACTATGAACTCATCTGAAAAGGTGTTAGTCTTACACGGCCTAGCAGAAAACTACTGGGAAAGCGAAAATGACATCATAGAAAAAATTTCCAACATTTGCTACGACCTCTTATACTTTAACGTAGCGGGATATATAGATACAATATCATTTATCGGCAAAAAAGGAAGAACTAGACCAGTCAAAATTGAATTTATATGTAAAagggtaaaaaaatatatattggaaAACAGTGAAACCTTCAAAGAAGCGGGCCTTAGCGTAACTGAATTCCTCAGCCCTGCGGACCTGAAGAAAAAGCAGGAACTACGACGAATCCTACAAAAAGCAAGAAGAGAAGGCTGTCACGCAACAATTAGAAATGACCGTTTATTTATAAATGGAAAACCGTACATTGAAGAAACCGGAAGCACCCACGTCATGAAGCAACCCGCCGAGGACACCGTAACCTGCTCACAAGTGCACAAAATGAACGACCGACAAAAAGTACCCGAGCTACAGTCGCTACAGACAATACCTACTCACTCATCGGCTCCGCTGGCATCGACGTCAAGTACGACAACTCAACCTCCAAATGAAGACGCTacaagaaaaacattttttcgagCCTAA